Within the Candidatus Paceibacterota bacterium genome, the region GATGAGTTTTTTGGAAATTGACGGCGCGATGCTGAACAGGTTCAGGGATATACAAAAAACGGCCATTGAGGAGACCGGAATGATCGGCAATGAAAGCGGAGAAATGATAGCTATCGGGATTTCAGGAAGCGGGCGGGACAAGTTCGATATGGCTGCAGAAGAAAGCAATTCGGAGTTTTTGCTGAAAGAATGCCTGAAAGAGCTGGAACATCTTGGAGCGCAAACCGAACTAATCCCGCTTAGGAAGTATAATATCAAACCGTGCAAGGCCTGTTATTCGACGGTGAATACCCAGTGCCATTTCTATTGCTCATGCTACCCCAGAGGCACTGATGCATCGGACGATATGACGAATATCCTTTATGACAAAGTGCTTGGTGCGGATATTATCATATTCGCGACGCCTGTGAATAATTTCAAAATATCATCACATATGGCGCTTTTCGTTGATCGCTGCATCAGTCTTGATGGAAGCCTTGAGCCGGCGGATCCGGGCAATCCGAAGAATAAGGATCTGAATGTCAAGCATATGAAATTCATATTGCTTACAGCGGATGACAATATCTCCGGCAGCGGTTTTGTGCGGCGCTTTATCGGAAAAACGGCAGGGATCATCGCGACCGGCCATGAAGAGGGAACGTCAATGGCGATCTCGTCGCTTTTTATGACGCTGAATCATTTCGGGATGATCTTCCCGCCATGGTCGAATATGTACGCCATGTCGTCGATCGCATATCCCACATTCAAAGACAAGGGAATTGTAACCGACGAAGCTTTTCTGGAAGATGCGAGAAAGATTGCGCGCAACACGATGACTTGCGCGAAGAATCTCAAAAATTTCAACGAATTCGGCTGGAAATACGATAATTCATCAAATTAAGCATATGTTCAATGAAATTTCTTATTACATGATATTCGGGCGGCCGCTTCTGGCGTATATGGGAATTGTCACGCTTTCGTCATTCCTATTCACGGCGTATATCGGATATTCAAATCTTCACGGAAATGTAAAGATACCTCTGAAATATCATTTTATGATGGCGAAAATATCGCTGTCGCTCGCGATCATCCACGGAACTTTTGCGGCTTTGGCATATTTCTAGAGATCGTTTAAAAAAGCCGCTCCATATTTGAGGCACGCGGGAGTATTCATCGTTTATCGTGCTTTATAATGCAAGAGGCGTAAAACCTCTTTTTAAATTGAATCTTGGTTAACTCGTGCATATTTGATATAATTACGTCAAGATAAGCTATATCATAAATAAATGAACAAAAAAATATCGGAAGATTATGCGAAAACGGATATTGAAAAGCTTGCAAAGACGCTGAAAGCCGATCTTAAAAAAGGCCTTACGACCGATGAGGCGATCCGAAGGACGAATATATACGGGAAAAACGAAATAAGCAAAAAGAAGAAAGTTTCGCCGGTCATCAAATTCTTGAGCTATTTCAATAATCCGATGGTGATAATCCTGATCATTGCGGCGCTCCTGTCGGGACTCACGGGAGAGATCGAAAATCTCATTATTATATTTTTGATGGTGTTTCTCAGTGTTATTATGAATTTTTATCAGGAATATAAATCAAACAAGGCCGCTGATGAGATCGCAAAGAAGCTTGCGGTCAGGGCGACCGTGATGAGAAACGGAGTTAAGGTCGATGTTCTTACGAAACATATCGTACCGGGGGATGTCGTGCTTCTTTCGGCCGGAGACATAGTTCCTGCTGATGGCAGGATCGTTCAGTCTGACGATTTTTTCATCAATGAATCGGTATTGACCGGAGAGAGTTTCCCGCAGGAAAAAACGGCGAACGATGCCGGAGAAAATAATATTGTGTTTTCGGGAACGAATGTGGTGTCGGGATATTCTCAGGTCTTGATCGTGAATACGGGTGCGAATACTGAGTATGGAAAGATCGCGGATAAGCTCGCGGACACGAATGAAGTGAATGCATTCGAATTGGGAATAAGGGATTTCGGTTATTTTATCATAAAGATAATAGTCGTAATCGTACTTATCATTTTTTTGATAAATGCCATTGAGAAAAAAGATCTTCTCGATTCATTCATATTTTCCATTGCTGTCGCGGTCGGCATAACGCCGGAGCTGTT harbors:
- a CDS encoding flavodoxin family protein; its protein translation is MKVCENCKLIYELPAKHCANCGNELLIPQKTDEYLMSFLEIDGAMLNRFRDIQKTAIEETGMIGNESGEMIAIGISGSGRDKFDMAAEESNSEFLLKECLKELEHLGAQTELIPLRKYNIKPCKACYSTVNTQCHFYCSCYPRGTDASDDMTNILYDKVLGADIIIFATPVNNFKISSHMALFVDRCISLDGSLEPADPGNPKNKDLNVKHMKFILLTADDNISGSGFVRRFIGKTAGIIATGHEEGTSMAISSLFMTLNHFGMIFPPWSNMYAMSSIAYPTFKDKGIVTDEAFLEDARKIARNTMTCAKNLKNFNEFGWKYDNSSN